A stretch of Methanosphaerula palustris E1-9c DNA encodes these proteins:
- a CDS encoding metallophosphoesterase family protein has translation MMDVLLIADLHGQFGKLESFLEIGADAMIIAGDITNFGPLDPVDALFSRIDVPSFAVPGNCDPREIIDVIEHSDGVNLHGSRLSLGKVTLAGIGGSNPTPFSTPFELKEEEIDQILTQVISTMERSIHNVLVSHAPPKGVLDLVGEDHVGSESVRNHMKDFDLVCCAHVHEQRGVADVDGVKVVNPGPASDGYCALIHLGDEAKDIKIELLQV, from the coding sequence ATGATGGATGTGCTATTGATAGCAGATCTGCATGGACAATTCGGAAAACTTGAATCCTTTCTCGAAATTGGAGCCGATGCGATGATCATAGCCGGGGACATAACCAACTTTGGACCTCTTGACCCGGTAGATGCCCTGTTCTCTCGAATAGATGTACCCAGCTTTGCCGTTCCTGGCAACTGCGACCCACGGGAGATCATAGACGTGATCGAGCATTCCGATGGAGTCAATCTCCACGGCTCGCGCCTCTCCTTAGGAAAGGTGACTCTTGCAGGTATCGGTGGATCCAATCCCACCCCATTCAGTACACCCTTTGAATTAAAGGAAGAAGAGATCGATCAGATACTGACCCAGGTAATCTCCACCATGGAGCGGTCTATCCATAATGTATTGGTCTCCCACGCCCCACCAAAAGGAGTGCTTGACCTTGTCGGCGAAGATCACGTCGGCAGTGAGAGTGTCAGGAACCACATGAAAGACTTCGACCTCGTCTGCTGTGCCCATGTGCACGAGCAGCGGGGTGTCGCAGATGTCGATGGTGTCAAGGTCGTCAATCCAGGACCTGCATCAGACGGCTACTGCGCCCTTATCCACCTCGGCGACGAGGCAAAAGACATCAAGATTGAACTGCTCCAGGTCTGA
- a CDS encoding CheR family methyltransferase → MIPFSEIQLRVISNRVTAMLGLFYPEGRWGDLTRGITAAAGELGISSPEAFVEWLIDAPPESREIEVLARYLTIGETYFFRENQVFSILKETIFPTLIQSRRGTDQQIRIWCAGCSSGEEPYSVAILLHRLIPDIEDWRVTIHATDINPDVLKKASQGIYTEWSFRETEPWLKRTYFTEVGRGTYEVIPAVKRMVTFSRYNLVNPPPSSPLDFSAFDIILCRNVLMYFSPGQARSVVSHFFEHLNQDGWLIVSVTEVSAHLFPQFKGIIFPQAMLYQKKVGSFQQERTGPVVAPPAVQPSRVKNLPRALLPATSGAPDQIRPVPAPEPADLAIFRNEAKTLFTRRRYRDAMERGQKVLEIRPGDADMMALLSRCSANQGDLTEAKEWCEQAILARRTEPVFHYLMSSILQELDEEGEAIRSLQRVLYLDQNAVLAHYDLGNLALRRGEIDEAVRQFGITQRILATRGENEEIPDSGGLNSASLARIVKATMERLGEQV, encoded by the coding sequence ATGATCCCCTTTTCAGAGATCCAGTTGAGGGTGATCAGCAATCGGGTCACCGCGATGCTTGGCCTCTTCTATCCAGAGGGCCGGTGGGGGGATCTGACCAGAGGGATCACCGCGGCCGCCGGGGAACTCGGTATTTCCTCCCCTGAAGCATTCGTCGAATGGTTGATAGATGCACCCCCTGAGAGCAGGGAGATCGAGGTGCTTGCACGGTATCTGACCATAGGAGAGACCTACTTCTTCCGGGAGAACCAGGTCTTTTCGATCCTGAAAGAGACGATCTTCCCGACGTTGATACAGAGCCGGAGGGGAACCGACCAGCAGATCAGGATCTGGTGTGCCGGGTGTTCAAGCGGGGAGGAGCCGTACTCGGTGGCTATCCTCCTCCACCGGCTCATCCCAGATATCGAGGATTGGAGGGTCACCATCCATGCCACCGACATCAACCCTGATGTTCTGAAGAAGGCCAGCCAGGGGATCTATACCGAGTGGTCATTTCGGGAGACTGAACCCTGGCTGAAGAGAACATACTTCACCGAGGTAGGAAGAGGGACGTATGAGGTGATCCCGGCAGTAAAAAGGATGGTGACCTTCTCCAGGTATAACCTGGTCAATCCCCCTCCCAGTTCTCCGTTGGATTTCAGTGCGTTCGATATCATCCTCTGCAGGAACGTGCTGATGTATTTCTCGCCTGGGCAGGCCCGAAGCGTCGTCAGTCACTTCTTTGAGCACCTCAATCAGGATGGCTGGCTGATCGTGAGCGTTACCGAGGTCTCGGCCCATCTCTTCCCTCAATTCAAAGGAATCATTTTCCCCCAGGCGATGCTCTATCAGAAGAAGGTAGGGAGCTTCCAGCAGGAGAGGACCGGGCCAGTGGTCGCACCACCGGCAGTCCAGCCCTCCCGGGTGAAGAACTTGCCACGCGCTCTTCTGCCGGCGACATCGGGGGCGCCTGACCAGATCAGGCCGGTACCGGCACCAGAACCGGCCGACCTGGCGATCTTCCGGAACGAAGCCAAAACTCTCTTTACCCGGCGGAGGTATCGTGACGCGATGGAGCGGGGGCAGAAGGTGCTGGAGATCAGGCCGGGCGATGCTGACATGATGGCACTTCTCTCCCGTTGCTCTGCCAACCAGGGAGACCTGACCGAGGCGAAGGAGTGGTGCGAGCAGGCGATCCTGGCCAGACGGACAGAACCGGTGTTCCATTATCTGATGTCCAGCATCCTCCAGGAACTGGACGAGGAGGGGGAAGCCATACGGTCACTGCAGCGGGTTCTGTACCTCGATCAGAATGCCGTCCTCGCACACTATGACCTCGGGAACCTCGCCCTTCGCAGGGGGGAGATCGATGAGGCGGTCAGGCAGTTCGGCATCACCCAGCGGATCCTCGCCACCAGGGGAGAGAACGAGGAGATCCCTGACTCGGGGGGCCTGAACTCCGCGAGCCTGGCCCGAATCGTCAAGGCCACGATGGAGAGGTTGGGTGAGCAGGTATGA
- a CDS encoding TIGR04013 family B12-binding domain/radical SAM domain-containing protein codes for MQVHWRRIQAARNTYAILAAACEQAGFTMDLVDRPIPDVTCYSLNSLSAPALKEEIRTAPCITIAGGPYATACYQEAATWADYVVVGEGEHTLPSLLAAIEEGDGRIPSGVATSDEYTPARSSVVLDAFPPFSQVKGYIEISRGCPHRCGYCQTPQIFGHCMRHRSIEAVVRAAERCRDVRCVTPNALAYGSDGIHPRLDKVEHLLRRLSGAVYIGTFPSEVRPEFITPEALDLICTYCSNTRLHFGAQSGSDRVLTALGRGHTVSAVEEAVDLCREAGITPVVDMIVGLPCDDDESERATGKLIRWVADRGIVHAHQFMPLPATRLANSAPRPLLPETVHMLGHLSLTGKLTGSWRIRH; via the coding sequence ATGCAGGTACATTGGCGGCGGATCCAGGCGGCACGTAACACCTATGCGATACTGGCAGCGGCCTGCGAACAGGCCGGGTTCACCATGGACCTGGTGGATCGGCCGATCCCGGATGTGACCTGCTACAGCCTGAACTCCCTCTCTGCGCCGGCTCTGAAAGAAGAGATCCGGACGGCCCCCTGCATCACCATCGCCGGCGGGCCCTATGCAACGGCCTGCTATCAGGAGGCGGCGACCTGGGCTGATTACGTGGTGGTGGGCGAGGGGGAACATACCCTGCCTTCCCTCCTTGCTGCCATCGAGGAAGGGGACGGGAGGATCCCGTCGGGGGTCGCAACCAGCGATGAGTATACGCCGGCCCGGTCCAGTGTGGTGCTGGACGCATTCCCACCGTTCTCGCAGGTGAAGGGATATATCGAGATCAGCCGTGGATGTCCGCATCGGTGCGGATACTGTCAGACCCCCCAGATCTTCGGCCACTGCATGCGTCATCGTTCGATCGAGGCGGTGGTCCGGGCGGCCGAGCGGTGCCGGGATGTGCGGTGTGTCACCCCGAACGCCCTGGCCTACGGTTCAGACGGCATCCATCCCCGGCTTGATAAGGTCGAGCACCTGCTTAGAAGGCTCTCCGGAGCGGTCTACATCGGGACGTTCCCCAGCGAGGTCAGGCCGGAGTTCATCACCCCAGAGGCTCTCGACCTGATCTGTACCTACTGCAGCAATACCCGCCTCCACTTCGGAGCACAGTCCGGGAGCGACCGTGTGCTGACCGCACTCGGACGGGGGCACACGGTGTCGGCCGTCGAGGAGGCGGTCGACCTCTGCAGGGAGGCAGGGATCACCCCGGTGGTGGACATGATCGTGGGGTTGCCCTGCGACGATGACGAGAGTGAGCGGGCGACTGGAAAACTCATTCGCTGGGTTGCAGATAGGGGAATCGTCCATGCTCATCAGTTTATGCCGCTTCCGGCCACTCGGCTTGCAAATTCGGCTCCCCGGCCGTTATTGCCCGAGACCGTCCACATGCTCGGCCACCTCTCTTTGACCGGAAAACTGACTGGATCTTGGCGGATCCGACATTAA
- a CDS encoding chemotaxis protein CheW, producing MKRDWQDERCGAAMPVAETNREMILFDLDGQRFGIELRQVQRVVRAVAITPVPGAPATVLGLLNIGGTVIPVMNMRRILHRPERELQLSDQLLIVHTADRVVALLVDGVLGVYGPRVGGEVPLDTILPGNGLIRGVLRDQGDLIFIQDVDAFLSASEIEIFDSASEQHPGVPRV from the coding sequence ATGAAGAGGGATTGGCAGGATGAGAGATGCGGAGCAGCAATGCCGGTGGCGGAAACGAACCGTGAGATGATCCTCTTCGACCTCGATGGGCAGAGGTTCGGAATCGAACTCAGGCAGGTTCAGCGGGTGGTCAGGGCGGTGGCGATCACGCCAGTCCCGGGTGCACCCGCGACTGTGCTGGGCCTCCTCAATATCGGAGGTACGGTCATCCCGGTGATGAATATGCGCAGGATCCTGCACCGGCCTGAACGGGAACTCCAGTTATCAGATCAGTTGTTGATTGTGCACACGGCAGATCGGGTTGTCGCTCTACTCGTCGATGGGGTTTTGGGTGTCTATGGACCCCGGGTGGGGGGCGAGGTCCCCCTCGATACCATCCTCCCTGGCAATGGATTGATCAGAGGTGTGCTCAGGGATCAGGGGGATCTGATCTTCATCCAGGATGTCGATGCGTTCCTCTCCGCTTCAGAGATTGAGATTTTTGATTCTGCCAGCGAGCAACACCCCGGGGTTCCGCGGGTATGA